From Candidatus Pedobacter colombiensis, one genomic window encodes:
- a CDS encoding GNAT family N-acetyltransferase — MGIRKARTTDVAKIGELLSQLGYPTDRVALGCKLNYLSQDTDHLCLVYEQDGVVLAFIAVCFVPQMAVSNDLALIGYFAVEQQARRKGIGKQLEAYCEQLARERNCNCIQVHCNSKRIDAHRFYERQGYQESPKYFSKKLF, encoded by the coding sequence ATGGGAATCAGAAAAGCAAGGACAACAGATGTAGCCAAGATCGGGGAGTTGCTCAGTCAATTGGGATATCCGACTGATAGGGTAGCGCTGGGCTGTAAGTTAAATTACCTGTCACAGGATACCGATCACCTATGCCTGGTGTATGAACAGGACGGTGTGGTACTGGCATTTATCGCGGTTTGCTTTGTGCCGCAGATGGCTGTCAGCAATGACCTGGCCCTGATCGGCTATTTTGCTGTAGAGCAGCAGGCAAGACGTAAAGGAATAGGGAAACAGCTGGAGGCGTATTGCGAACAACTGGCCAGGGAACGGAATTGTAACTGTATACAGGTGCATTGCAATAGCAAAAGGATTGATGCACATCGGTTTTATGAAAGGCAGGGCTACCAGGAATCGCCTAAATATTTCAGTAAAAAACTATTTTAA
- a CDS encoding helix-turn-helix domain-containing protein — protein sequence MLQQSRRKQDSFEMFETGYQLKQSTEELMRVKLMMKLETLIEEHFREQKSRKFYAAVLKTDLFVLEGLSKEILDASINQLLADRQQQETIKMVLDWTLSIKEISYTLGFKSQSGFSAYFKRVTGLSPLAFRRR from the coding sequence ATGTTACAGCAGAGCAGAAGAAAGCAAGACAGCTTTGAAATGTTTGAAACCGGTTACCAGCTGAAGCAGTCAACGGAAGAATTGATGAGGGTAAAACTGATGATGAAGCTGGAGACACTGATTGAGGAGCATTTCAGGGAACAAAAGAGCAGGAAGTTTTATGCGGCGGTGCTAAAGACGGATCTTTTTGTGCTGGAAGGCTTATCGAAAGAGATTCTGGACGCTTCCATTAACCAGTTGCTGGCAGACCGCCAGCAGCAGGAAACGATTAAAATGGTACTGGACTGGACGCTTTCCATCAAGGAGATCAGTTATACCCTAGGCTTTAAAAGCCAGTCGGGCTTCAGCGCTTACTTTAAACGGGTAACTGGGCTTAGCCCATTAGCTTTTAGAAGACGATGA
- a CDS encoding RNA polymerase sigma factor RpoD/SigA, whose amino-acid sequence MRALVINPSFTLHTAVLDRYFHEVDRFELLTFDEEILLGEKIRAGDKSALDKLVKANLRFVISVAKKYQHSGMSLADLIAEGNIGLMTAAQRFDPSKGFKFISFAVWWIRQAIMHAITQKQRMVRLPGNQVNTILSINQASMALEQMLERIPSVEQLAEYTGLSSAKVLEGIGNSGWTLSLDKEPEREQGASLMELLSCPNALAPDQVLLDASVSEELLEALEGLPEREKLILEHLYGLGGKVLLEAEDIARMLGLSKERVRQLKYRAMKSLKERISPSLFQ is encoded by the coding sequence ATGAGAGCCTTGGTCATTAACCCGAGTTTTACCCTGCATACGGCAGTACTGGACAGGTATTTCCATGAAGTGGACCGCTTTGAGCTGCTGACTTTTGACGAGGAAATACTATTGGGGGAAAAGATCAGGGCGGGAGATAAATCTGCACTGGATAAACTGGTGAAGGCGAACCTGCGTTTTGTGATCTCGGTAGCTAAAAAGTATCAGCATAGCGGGATGAGCCTGGCCGACCTGATTGCAGAAGGGAACATTGGCCTGATGACAGCAGCGCAGCGTTTTGATCCGAGCAAGGGTTTTAAGTTTATCTCCTTTGCGGTGTGGTGGATACGCCAGGCCATCATGCATGCGATCACCCAGAAACAGCGGATGGTAAGACTGCCGGGAAACCAGGTGAATACGATTTTATCGATTAACCAGGCCAGTATGGCACTGGAGCAGATGCTGGAACGTATACCCAGTGTGGAACAATTGGCGGAGTATACAGGATTGAGCAGTGCTAAGGTATTGGAAGGGATTGGTAATTCGGGCTGGACGCTGTCTTTGGATAAGGAACCTGAAAGGGAGCAAGGAGCCAGCTTAATGGAGTTGTTGTCCTGCCCAAATGCACTTGCTCCCGATCAGGTCTTGCTGGATGCTTCTGTTTCAGAAGAATTACTGGAGGCTTTGGAAGGATTGCCGGAGCGGGAAAAGCTGATCCTGGAACATCTGTACGGCCTTGGCGGGAAGGTGCTGCTGGAGGCAGAGGATATTGCCCGGATGCTTGGACTGAGTAAGGAACGGGTACGGCAGCTAAAATACCGGGCGATGAAATCCTTAAAGGAAAGGATCAGTCCATCACTTTTTCAGTAA
- a CDS encoding galactose mutarotase, protein MKTLKITLKKISLIWVALLTISCHNKKQQAADHTVVSIQNKEGMIAQFCANGARLMSLKVPDKSGKLTDVVVGFENPVDYDKSTEPYFGATIGRYGNRIAGGRFSLDGDEPYQLSINNGINALHGGKTGFQYQNWALEKLNDSTLVCRLESLDGDNGFPGKLAVEVTYMLLSSNALHISYEARTDRPTIVNLTNHAFFNLNGSGSILDHQLMINANRYTPVDRTLIPTGELALVKGTPFDFRSSETIGKRINEANEQLRFGKGYDHNYVLNKSMPAAVVCGEKSGIVMAVYTDQPGLQFYSGNFMQGKNELRNGPDLFRTAFCLETQHFPDSPNHPDFPSTVLRPGEVYQTQTVYAFSTDK, encoded by the coding sequence ATGAAAACGCTAAAAATTACGTTAAAAAAGATTAGCCTTATCTGGGTTGCACTGCTGACCATCAGTTGTCACAACAAAAAACAGCAGGCTGCTGATCATACTGTGGTCAGCATACAGAATAAAGAGGGCATGATTGCTCAGTTCTGCGCCAATGGAGCCAGGCTCATGAGTTTAAAAGTTCCGGATAAGTCCGGTAAGCTGACTGATGTTGTTGTTGGTTTTGAGAATCCGGTAGACTATGACAAGTCGACAGAACCCTATTTCGGTGCTACTATTGGCAGGTACGGCAACCGCATTGCTGGAGGCAGGTTCAGCCTGGATGGTGATGAGCCCTATCAGCTGAGCATCAACAATGGGATCAACGCCCTGCATGGGGGTAAGACTGGCTTTCAGTACCAGAACTGGGCACTAGAAAAGCTGAACGATTCGACACTGGTTTGCAGGCTGGAATCTCTTGATGGGGACAATGGCTTTCCGGGTAAGCTTGCTGTTGAAGTGACTTATATGCTGCTGAGCTCAAATGCCCTGCACATCAGCTATGAGGCCAGAACCGATAGGCCAACGATTGTGAACCTGACCAATCATGCTTTTTTTAACCTGAATGGTTCGGGTAGTATTTTGGATCACCAGCTGATGATCAATGCAAACAGGTATACTCCGGTAGACCGGACGCTGATCCCTACCGGGGAGCTGGCTTTGGTAAAAGGAACACCCTTTGATTTCAGGAGCTCAGAAACGATTGGCAAACGCATCAATGAAGCCAATGAACAATTGCGCTTTGGCAAGGGCTACGACCACAATTATGTGCTGAACAAAAGCATGCCAGCAGCGGTGGTATGCGGAGAGAAGTCTGGAATTGTGATGGCGGTGTATACCGATCAGCCGGGTCTGCAATTTTATTCCGGAAACTTTATGCAGGGGAAGAATGAGCTGAGAAATGGACCAGATCTTTTTAGAACGGCTTTTTGCCTGGAGACCCAGCATTTTCCGGACAGCCCGAATCATCCGGATTTCCCTTCTACGGTATTGCGGCCCGGAGAAGTGTATCAGACCCAGACGGTTTACGCATTTTCTACAGACAAGTAA
- a CDS encoding aminotransferase class I/II-fold pyridoxal phosphate-dependent enzyme, whose product MRNIDFEKASFKDFEDPAGMCAFERARYFNEFLDYLEEKERLNYRFETTSSGGPLVELSIPFMKEKRDYVSLVSNDYLGFSQHHLVKKAACFGIQYYGAGSGASPAIGGHYSFHRELEEKIAAFFNRDSAIIYTTGYTANSATLLALLGTQDLVITDMKIHASMFEGCNGKNQKTFRHNDLEHLEMILKSSRDQYHTRFVVVDGVYSQDGDLALLDQIVKLVHQYEGYVVMDDAHGVGVIGKTGRGVIELQGLYKEVDIITGTFSKTFGHLGGYVIADPELIRYLKFQSRQHLFSVTATPASMCILKAIELIDEQPEWRDLLWENVNYFTAGLRSLGLDIGNTQSAIVPVKIGDIALTNEVSRRLLHAGVYANPIMYPAVSKKDSRIRMSLMATHKREHVDRVLNAFEDISRALPIRRLSDCNQT is encoded by the coding sequence ATGCGAAACATTGACTTTGAAAAAGCGTCGTTTAAGGATTTTGAGGATCCGGCTGGAATGTGTGCCTTTGAGCGGGCGAGGTATTTTAATGAATTCCTGGATTACCTGGAGGAAAAGGAGCGGTTGAATTACCGCTTTGAAACCACTTCTTCGGGCGGGCCGCTGGTGGAACTGAGCATTCCTTTTATGAAGGAAAAGCGGGATTATGTGAGCCTGGTGTCTAATGATTACCTGGGTTTTTCTCAGCACCATCTGGTGAAAAAGGCAGCTTGTTTCGGCATCCAGTATTATGGTGCGGGTTCAGGTGCCTCTCCGGCAATTGGGGGGCATTATTCGTTCCACAGGGAGCTGGAGGAGAAGATTGCTGCATTCTTTAACCGGGATTCGGCCATCATTTACACTACGGGTTATACGGCCAATTCTGCTACTTTGTTGGCTTTGCTTGGAACACAGGACCTGGTGATCACCGATATGAAGATCCATGCCAGTATGTTTGAAGGTTGTAACGGGAAGAACCAGAAGACCTTTCGCCACAATGACCTGGAGCATTTGGAGATGATCCTGAAATCATCTAGGGATCAGTACCATACCCGGTTTGTGGTGGTGGATGGGGTGTATTCTCAGGATGGGGATTTGGCCCTTTTAGACCAGATCGTGAAGCTGGTACACCAGTATGAGGGTTATGTGGTGATGGATGATGCCCATGGGGTTGGGGTAATTGGCAAGACCGGTAGAGGGGTGATTGAGCTGCAGGGTTTGTATAAGGAGGTGGACATCATTACCGGTACTTTCAGTAAGACCTTTGGCCACCTTGGGGGCTATGTGATTGCTGATCCTGAGCTGATCAGGTATTTGAAGTTCCAGAGCCGCCAGCATTTGTTTTCGGTGACGGCTACACCGGCTTCGATGTGTATCCTGAAAGCCATTGAACTGATTGATGAGCAGCCGGAATGGAGGGATTTGCTTTGGGAGAATGTAAATTATTTTACGGCGGGTTTGCGCAGCCTGGGTCTGGATATTGGCAATACGCAATCGGCGATTGTACCGGTTAAGATCGGGGATATTGCCCTGACCAATGAGGTGAGCAGGCGCTTGCTGCATGCGGGGGTTTATGCCAACCCGATCATGTACCCTGCGGTTTCCAAGAAAGATTCCAGGATCCGCATGAGCCTGATGGCGACCCATAAACGGGAACATGTAGACCGGGTGCTGAATGCTTTTGAGGACATCAGCAGGGCGCTGCCGATACGCCGGTTGAGCGATTGTAATCAAACTTAA
- a CDS encoding TetR/AcrR family transcriptional regulator translates to MRKPRLYKSRDPEAVKQALLDAVGAILKENGHQGLGVNRVSLRAHINKGLIYWYYTSYNHLVKTYIKGKDFWRPIFEKFQLREPPKEEELPGYITAIFQEQFQCFFGDKEMQKLILWQVSEPNPLLKEVSDERELEGAKIMALTDPHFKDSEIDFRSVVGLVLGGIYNMVWHASNNKSTVIGIDINNERDREKFRKAIGHVITAVWKLAEKV, encoded by the coding sequence ATGAGGAAACCAAGACTGTATAAATCAAGAGATCCTGAGGCGGTAAAACAGGCCTTACTGGATGCTGTTGGGGCTATTCTGAAAGAAAACGGGCACCAGGGACTGGGGGTGAACAGGGTGAGCCTGAGGGCGCACATCAACAAGGGCTTGATTTACTGGTATTATACCAGTTACAATCACCTGGTGAAAACGTACATCAAGGGTAAAGATTTCTGGAGGCCGATCTTTGAAAAATTTCAGTTGAGGGAGCCGCCTAAAGAGGAGGAGTTGCCGGGATATATTACCGCCATTTTCCAGGAGCAGTTTCAATGCTTTTTTGGAGATAAGGAAATGCAGAAGCTGATCTTATGGCAGGTTTCGGAACCCAATCCTCTATTGAAAGAAGTTTCGGATGAAAGGGAGCTGGAAGGAGCGAAGATCATGGCGCTGACGGATCCTCATTTTAAGGACTCTGAGATTGATTTTCGCAGTGTGGTTGGTTTGGTTTTAGGCGGGATTTACAATATGGTCTGGCATGCGAGCAATAATAAAAGTACGGTGATTGGTATTGACATCAACAATGAGCGTGACCGGGAGAAGTTCCGTAAGGCAATTGGTCATGTGATCACTGCGGTCTGGAAGCTGGCGGAGAAGGTTTAG
- a CDS encoding GNAT family N-acetyltransferase, translating to MIIKAERVDKGRVVALLCLSFSENLSVGYLVGTGKGRRLRLRRLMAYAFEVCFRFGEVWLSEGKQGCALVLYPHLKGFSLRVFWMDLNLVFGVVGLLRLSQVLRREKLLAARHRDNPFYYLWFIGVNPWVQRQGIGTLMLREFIADAELAGMPVYLETSVVSNLVWYEKFGFRVYDELDFGYRLFFLKKVLAGSAIMFYFLLRMTTISCLCMYLILKCTY from the coding sequence ATGATCATTAAAGCAGAGCGGGTGGATAAGGGCAGGGTAGTGGCGTTGCTATGCCTGTCCTTTAGTGAAAATTTAAGTGTGGGGTATCTGGTTGGTACGGGTAAAGGAAGGAGACTGCGCCTGAGGCGTTTGATGGCTTATGCTTTTGAGGTTTGTTTCCGTTTCGGTGAGGTCTGGCTGTCTGAAGGGAAACAAGGTTGTGCTTTGGTGTTGTACCCGCATTTGAAAGGGTTTTCCTTACGGGTTTTCTGGATGGATTTGAACTTGGTTTTCGGGGTTGTCGGTTTGCTGAGGTTATCGCAGGTATTACGCAGGGAGAAATTACTTGCTGCCCGGCATCGGGATAATCCTTTTTATTACCTCTGGTTTATTGGGGTTAACCCATGGGTGCAGCGGCAGGGGATTGGTACTTTGATGTTAAGGGAGTTCATTGCAGATGCAGAGCTTGCGGGAATGCCTGTTTACCTGGAAACTTCTGTAGTCAGCAACTTGGTCTGGTATGAAAAGTTTGGCTTCCGGGTTTATGATGAGCTGGATTTCGGTTACCGCTTGTTCTTTTTAAAAAAGGTACTTGCCGGTAGTGCTATAATGTTTTATTTCCTGTTGAGGATGACTACTATATCTTGCCTATGTATGTATTTAATTCTGAAATGTACTTATTGA
- a CDS encoding helix-turn-helix transcriptional regulator, with product MYVFNSEMYLLTFVICLLEFGMFCYQLVHYLSRPEDKRRLWYLVLLLLLILYNVAGGLLPDPDYGMPLVSQNIIAYGTGFLMAAYFPYYFYKAFNLNSLRFHAYYGVGIFLLMPFVVFFCLLYPLYGNLELATSYGMLVPGVYSVVLLYALLKAIRLRILQRSVSDYPYRKSEMFWVYAAVFPWVCMTLFSFLQISQWIEVLVTNSGFLIITVLFIARIVKWERIRDEQLEAKYTLGSGASVFECNCVFYGLTKREAEIAVRISQGKQYKYIGFDLFISTDTVKSHVKNIFRKVEVNDKTELVYKLNQESDRAAI from the coding sequence ATGTATGTATTTAATTCTGAAATGTACTTATTGACCTTTGTTATTTGTTTGCTGGAGTTTGGGATGTTCTGTTACCAGCTGGTACATTACCTGTCCAGGCCGGAAGATAAACGCCGTTTGTGGTACCTGGTGTTACTGCTACTGCTGATTTTATATAATGTGGCGGGTGGTTTGCTTCCTGATCCGGATTACGGGATGCCACTGGTGAGCCAGAACATTATTGCCTATGGTACTGGCTTTTTAATGGCGGCTTATTTTCCTTATTATTTTTATAAGGCTTTTAATTTGAACAGCCTGCGTTTTCATGCTTATTACGGGGTAGGAATCTTCCTGCTGATGCCCTTTGTGGTCTTTTTCTGTTTGCTTTATCCTTTATATGGTAATCTGGAGCTGGCTACGAGTTATGGTATGCTGGTACCTGGGGTTTATTCTGTGGTGCTATTGTATGCTTTGCTCAAGGCGATTCGTTTGAGGATCTTGCAGCGCAGTGTTTCGGATTACCCTTATCGGAAGTCGGAAATGTTCTGGGTATATGCCGCGGTATTCCCCTGGGTTTGTATGACTTTGTTTTCTTTTTTACAGATCTCTCAGTGGATCGAGGTGCTGGTGACCAATTCCGGTTTTTTGATCATTACGGTACTGTTTATTGCCAGGATCGTGAAATGGGAACGGATCCGGGATGAGCAGCTGGAGGCAAAATATACGTTGGGTAGTGGGGCTTCGGTATTTGAATGTAATTGTGTGTTTTATGGGTTGACCAAACGGGAGGCTGAAATTGCGGTCAGGATTAGCCAGGGGAAACAGTATAAGTATATTGGGTTTGATCTGTTTATTTCTACGGATACGGTGAAGAGTCATGTGAAAAATATTTTTCGCAAGGTTGAGGTGAATGATAAGACGGAACTGGTATATAAGCTTAATCAGGAGTCTGATCGGGCAGCAATCTAA